From the genome of Desmodus rotundus isolate HL8 chromosome 2, HLdesRot8A.1, whole genome shotgun sequence, one region includes:
- the DPPA4 gene encoding developmental pluripotency-associated protein 4 isoform X1, whose protein sequence is MENAKGKKCKSKKKSGAGKMASKFQPVKAEEEHEAAGELSTERTSGKETKRKRSRKDDKASCPQEMEQGNKKVRIRKKIPIPPLPLKLPPVDLLHRDIVRAWCQQLKLSTKGLKVEAYKRLCEYAYPNQKYIPVSSKEARVLTESKRKLKMEKEGMTLESFGLPEVTALPEEGVPGLGGATSLPEGMDSIAMTTSTPEAVFTSWSRISASTEEMETLQSPQEASGVRWCVVHGRSFPADTEGWIKLQFYAGQAWVPEKRGKVCALFLLPSYSLPPSYLEDNMLCPRCVHRNKVLMKSLQ, encoded by the exons ATGGAAAATGCAAAAGGCAAGAAG TGTAAGTCCAAAAAGAAGTCAGGGGCAGGGAAAATGGCTTCCAAATTCCAACCAGTAAAAGCCGAAGAGGAACACGAGGCTGCTGGTGAATTAAGTACAGAAAGAACCTCAGGGAAGGAAACCAAACGGAAAAGATCTAGGAAAGATGACAAAG CTTCCTGTCCACAAGAGATGGAACAAGGCAATAAGAAAGTCAGAATTCGGAAGAAGATCCCAATTCCTCCCTTGCCTCTTAAATTGCCACCAGTTGACCTGCTTCACCGAGACATCGTGAGGGCTTGGTGCCAGCAATTAAAGCTGAGCACCAAAGGCTTG AAAGTGGAAGCATATAAGAGGCTGTGTGAATATGCTTACCCCAATCAAAAG TATATTCCCGTCTCCTCAAAGGAGGCCCGGGTGTTGacagaatcaaaaagaaaactgaagatggAAAAGGAGGGAATGACCCTGGAAAGTTTTGGTCTTCCTGAAGTGACTGCTCTCCCTGAGGAGGGGGTGCCTGGTCTTGGAGGGGCTACTTCTCTGCCTGAGGGAATGGACAGCATTGCCATGACAACTTCCACGCCAGAAGCTGTGTTTACCTCCTGGAGCAGAATCTCAGCCAGTACTGAGGAGATGGAGACATTGCAGTCACCACAAGAGGCCTCTG GTGTCAGGTGGTGTGTGGTCCACGGGCGAAGCTTCCCTGCAGACACAGAAGGTTGGATTAAGCTACAGTTTTATGCTGGGCAAGCCTGGGTTCCTGAAAAACGAGGGAAAGTGTGTGCACTCTTTTTGCTACCTTCCTACAGCCTTCCACCCTCGTACCTGGAGGACAATATGTTGTGCCCCAGATGTGTTCATAG GAATAAGGTATTAATGAAAAGCCTCCAGTGA
- the DPPA4 gene encoding developmental pluripotency-associated protein 4 isoform X2 yields MASKFQPVKAEEEHEAAGELSTERTSGKETKRKRSRKDDKASCPQEMEQGNKKVRIRKKIPIPPLPLKLPPVDLLHRDIVRAWCQQLKLSTKGLKVEAYKRLCEYAYPNQKYIPVSSKEARVLTESKRKLKMEKEGMTLESFGLPEVTALPEEGVPGLGGATSLPEGMDSIAMTTSTPEAVFTSWSRISASTEEMETLQSPQEASGVRWCVVHGRSFPADTEGWIKLQFYAGQAWVPEKRGKVCALFLLPSYSLPPSYLEDNMLCPRCVHRNKVLMKSLQ; encoded by the exons ATGGCTTCCAAATTCCAACCAGTAAAAGCCGAAGAGGAACACGAGGCTGCTGGTGAATTAAGTACAGAAAGAACCTCAGGGAAGGAAACCAAACGGAAAAGATCTAGGAAAGATGACAAAG CTTCCTGTCCACAAGAGATGGAACAAGGCAATAAGAAAGTCAGAATTCGGAAGAAGATCCCAATTCCTCCCTTGCCTCTTAAATTGCCACCAGTTGACCTGCTTCACCGAGACATCGTGAGGGCTTGGTGCCAGCAATTAAAGCTGAGCACCAAAGGCTTG AAAGTGGAAGCATATAAGAGGCTGTGTGAATATGCTTACCCCAATCAAAAG TATATTCCCGTCTCCTCAAAGGAGGCCCGGGTGTTGacagaatcaaaaagaaaactgaagatggAAAAGGAGGGAATGACCCTGGAAAGTTTTGGTCTTCCTGAAGTGACTGCTCTCCCTGAGGAGGGGGTGCCTGGTCTTGGAGGGGCTACTTCTCTGCCTGAGGGAATGGACAGCATTGCCATGACAACTTCCACGCCAGAAGCTGTGTTTACCTCCTGGAGCAGAATCTCAGCCAGTACTGAGGAGATGGAGACATTGCAGTCACCACAAGAGGCCTCTG GTGTCAGGTGGTGTGTGGTCCACGGGCGAAGCTTCCCTGCAGACACAGAAGGTTGGATTAAGCTACAGTTTTATGCTGGGCAAGCCTGGGTTCCTGAAAAACGAGGGAAAGTGTGTGCACTCTTTTTGCTACCTTCCTACAGCCTTCCACCCTCGTACCTGGAGGACAATATGTTGTGCCCCAGATGTGTTCATAG GAATAAGGTATTAATGAAAAGCCTCCAGTGA